tGTGGAGACTGTTCCGCTTCaccaaaaacagttcttgacattgcatgcaaaaaaaggttgacaAACTTCTTTTGAGGGACTTTCAAGGAATCTTTtctgagtaaatatttctgaggaaaacAGTATGAACACCTTTGTCTCCATAattgagggcattttcagtgacatgacccCATTCTATTTAGGGTGAGCATTTTCAAAATTGTGTCATTATTCAGTAAGCTTATAAATAAAGAATcagtctgcttttgaataataaatagcttctgaaattgtggaatgtgtttgacttgttgatgggggttgggtttttgacaaaaacttcaattaaTGGACCTCAATGTTAggatacaagatgttattattgtcattattttacttattttgtaTGATCTTCTCAACTTATTGCTGTCTAAGGAtagtgcaaggagagggaggttgagacagagaggcagggggagaaTGACAGGCGGGggaggtgcaaacacttttttccaggataaaaagtgctgtatagtttagtaagcaaaatgcagtattttacacctcataatactcataatatcatttagtttccatgtttccttttggagtctccaaatgtactttttggaaaactgcctagacatagcttagacaAAATAAGGCAGAATGctaatttttggtgatattgattTTAACCAAAATAATCcattcaaataaagaaaatcttCGGGCTTCTGTAACTTTACTTTAGTAATATGTAGAGTAACAAAAATCCCAAagagttacctttcagaagagagatgattatgcctgtagtcacaAGGTTTcaagaatccatccatccatccattatctgaacccgcttatcctgatcagggtcgcaggggggctggagcctatcccagcatacattgggcgaaaggcaggaatacaccctggacaggtcgccagtccatcgcagggcacacacaccattcactcacacactcatacctatgggcaatttagactctccaatcagcctaacatgcatgtctttggactgtgggaggaaaccggagtacccggaggaaacccacgcagacacggggagaacatgcaaactccacacagagaggccccggccgatggggattcgaacccaggacctccttgctgtgaggcggcagtgctacccactgcaccatccgtgccgcctggtttcaagaATAGTAATCATTTGTAtgagcttgtgtcaagaaaaggggcaacacattttaattatattatgcCACTAGTGTCAGAAATTTATTTCAGCTACATATATTTTGTCATTCATATATGAAATTGCCTTGTCTGTTGCATTTACAATAAACTCAACTCAGTACTGCTGAAATATTGCATTTTCTTGTCCTATAGGTCTCTTCCAAGCAGTGAGAGCCTTAATGATCGTGGGAATCGTAGTTGGAGTAATCGGCATTTTGGTTGCAATCTTTGCTCTCAAGTGTATTAAAATGGGATCCATGGATGACACAGCCAAGGCCAACATGACTTTGACATCTGGAGTAATGTTTGCAATTGCAGGTACATGGCTGATATTGTCGAAATACCTGCAGTATATAGCCCATGGCTTTGCTAACTCCTTTTTAATGGGTAACTTGTTTTATATTCGCCAGGTGTCTGTTCAATTGCTGGAGTTTCTGTCTTTGCCAATTTGATAGTGAGGACCTTCATGATGAATACCTACACCTCCTCACAATTTTTGGGACTGAGTGGACTCGGATCTGGGGCATTAGGGGGACCTCTTACCCCCAGGTAAGCAGGCCAAGGAGCAATCCTGTGGACTGCTTAGCAGGTGTAATGAGGTTTCATTGACAAGTTATTTGTTATTGCATGTACTTTTTATTTGAcctcaatattattttcttcagGTATACATTTGGAGCCGCCCTCTTTGTTGGCTGGGTGGCTGGGGGTGTGTTGATTGTGGGTGGAGTTATGATGTGCCTGGCCTGTAGAGGAATGCTACCAGAAAAGACTAGGTAAGTGCACATTTCTTCATCCTTAAGTCATATTGCAATTCCTGATCAAAAAATATAGATGCTAATGATTTCCATGCTCCTTTTTATCTTAGGTTCAACGCAGTAAGCTATAAAGCACCCTCTCACAACACCATCTACAGATCTGAGGACAGGAACAGGCAAGCCTATGATGGGTTGTACAAGGAGGATGGCAGGAGATCCAACCAAAGATTTGACTATGTATAGACCTTATCAATGTCAGTCTTAAAATTTGAATTGCATTTGGCAGTAGAACTGGTAATTGAGGGGATACAAATGTGcacaaaacattcattaatgcaTAACAAATATGCATACAATTATTCTGTCATATCAAATAAGAATTCTTAGAataatttgtatgtatttacatacaatatactgtattcaaTGGCTTTACATAACAGATTTATTCTACCATTTATTGTCCTATATGTAACTACATTTATTGTACGGTGTAAAAGATAATTTGTACCTtgagattacattttatatgaaatggggaacaaaagtaattggacaaacaGAAGACTATTTTAGGTTGTGAAGAAAGCCCACTGTTCCAGTGTTGTACAGGTTAAGAACAATCTCCAGGATGTGGGCATAGATACATCAAAGACTACCATAAACAGAATACTATACCaccataacctcagagggttcacggCTGGTAAGCCCcaagaacagaacagccagGTTACTGTTTgctgaaaatgacatttaaaaaaacaaaaggttctGGAGCGAACAGGTGAGATGAGAATTGACCTacaccaaagtgatggaaagtgtAGAGAAAGGAAATAAACTACTCATGATCAGCTTTGTTCATGATCATGTTTTGATTACTTTTATTACTTTGATTACTTTGATTACTTATGACTGCCACTGGAACCGGCTGTCTTCCTTAGTGATGTGATTGTTGAAGGCAGAAGCAGGAGATTAATTCTGAAGCAGAAGCATCATATGTGctcaaatacaaacaaactcattggatggggCTTCACTTcgtagcaggacaatgacccaaagcagaTTGCTAAAGTAACCAAAGAACatcccagaaacacacaggaacGAAAGATGACAGAAATGCAGGCCTCGCAGAACATCACAAAGAAAGAAACCCAGTGTCTAGTGATGTCTGTGGGTACCAGGCAGTCATTGAatacaaaggatttgcaaccaagtactaaatatgatgACCGTATTTCAGATtattaatttgtccaatttCCTTTGCTCttgtaaaatggagggactatgtatacaaATGACTGTAATTTGTACactggatatggatgtaaattccatcaaattaaagctggtagtttgtactttaacctcatattcattgttttatttcaaatccaatgtgttggagtacagagccaaaacaacaaaaaatgtgtaattgtgtattTAACTTTAGCTCTATGGACAAATGAAGTACTTTGGATAAATTAAAAATTGGGCTTACATCAAGGTATGGGAGGGTTCAGTTGGTTAGGGGGCCACTTTCATCGCCATCTACCAACCCCTGCTGGTCGATCAGGAGCCCATGGACTACATGCTGCAAGCCATAAATAGAAAGTCTTCACCTGACACCGCTTGTTGCAAgttgcagtctgcagtgtgaaaagaagcagctggcaaCACCAAGTTTTTGGAGAACTGTGGATTGTACACTCTCCTGAATTGGCAGTGGGGCTTACGCATGAACATGGCTGCAGTTGCCGATGATTGGCCATTCCAAACTGGGATGGGAATTGAACATGCTCAGCTTTACATTGGACACCACATGTAttataaatacagaaataaaatagacTTTTAATTTGAGATTCCTTGCAGCGATTTGGAATTTAGAACTTAACTACTGATTatcacattttaacattgttaTTTCTAAATGACTACTTTCctcattctgcattgtttacTGAAAATTcaattccttttattttatacactctTGACAATTTTGGCTAATGACCAACGACTACATAAATGGTTGTGGTGGTAATTTATTACTGTACCTGCACAGTCCAGGTATAGTGTGTTATATTAATCATTTCTAAATTGGTAACTTGGGACAGTTTTTTCATGACCGCaatatgcatttttatattaattgtGGAATTTTTAGAAACGCTGTCACAAATAAATATCATAAAGATAattgggttaaaaaaaaaacaggtgtaGTGGGgagccgcctcacagcaaggaggtcctgggtttgaatccccgtcggccttaTTTAtaaggagtttgcatgttctccccgtgtccaagtgggtttcctctgggtgctccggtttcctcccacagtccaaagacatgcaggttaggctgattggagagtctaaattgcccataggtgtgagtgtgtgagtgaatggtgtgtgtgccctgcgatggactggcgacctgtccagggtgtattcctgcctttcgcccaatgtatgctgggataggctccagccccccggcgACCCGGTTCACGATAAGCGAGTTCACATAATGGAAGAATGGATGGTAaaaaaaccaggcctgaacccccaaaaaaacaaccagtggGAAGCAATCATCATAAGGCAGCTGACAATGGAGGAAGAGTCTTCCATTGGTCTGGCCATGTAATAGTTACAGGAGGGAATGACGAGATGTTACATGGTGGATCGTAGACAAATGTTAGGCTGTTCTTTGTATGTAAttgcatgttttttaaatttttatacagtataaaaCCAATTTTTTAATCCAAATCCACAAGCCCCCCTAGTGGCCATTGTGCATCCTGAGATTGCTCAACTCAGACCtcagacattcagtgctcctgcaaccaatatactgtatgagtgGAAGCAACACACTGTGTGTTCTAGCTTTATTAGTAGGCAATAATTGACAATGATGTCAAATACTGAGTTTATATGTTCCGTCATAGCAAGATAACGGGACTTATTCATGAGTGAAAAAAGTTGAAtagtatgaaaatatattacttttATGCAATGCAGAATTTAGCCATATGGATAGATTCGGAGACTCTAAGGGACACCAGAGTACATTGCTTCCATTTTGATTCATTGATCTTTAAGTTGTTCTGCAAATCATCCTCAGAGTTTTCCCACTTGTGGTCAATGAGTTTATGATCCAGGAAATGTATACTTTTGCCTGTTTTGGGACTatggtattttatttatatttgtgactatttaaacataaattatgaaaatatatactaagtattgtaaatggtacatGTCTTTTCCACGTCTCTGTGATGCTCACATCTGGAGTTATAAAGCCTTAAATAGAACActtcataaatattcaattatttatataattaatattattcattatttgacAAATGCGCGAAGGGGTTAAGTGGTTAAGTTCAGTTTAACTTAATATAACTTAATATAACCTTCAGAAATCATGTATGATGACACACAAATTTTTGCACACGCTGAAACCATTGTGCATCACAAAAATACATGCCAAAGGGCAGGAGTAGTTCAGGGTCTCTTTCTAACAATGGGATAAATTGTGGAGCACTGGCCATATTTGTCCACCTGGCTTGTCTCAGGTTCAACCGTTGTCCCCAGCAACTGCAGAAGCTCAGCTAGTCGTGTCACATGAAGACAGCCAAGAAATGGTGGTATATGCTgtttatataattaatattatgaTATATACAGTTGGGTGCAAAAGTTTCTGTCACAAGCTGTTTGCAACAAAAAATCCTGCAAGGTAAGTTGGGTTGTGCTTGGGCTATTTTTGGGCTATTGTGGCTTGCAGTGTGCTGTGCAGATCATTAAGTATTAGAAACACCATTATAGTTAAGCTCAAAGTGTTACTCAATGTTTAgtaattttccaaaaaatgtggaaaagacatgcatccatccatccattatctgaacccacttatcctgatcagggtcgcaggggggctggagcctatcccagcatacattgggcgaaaggcaggaatacaccctggacaggtcgccagtctatcacagggcacacacaccattcactcacacactcatacactcatacctacgggcaatttagactctccaatcagcctaacgtgcatgtctttggactgtgggaggaaaccggagtacccggaggaaacccacgcagacacggggagaacatgcaaactccgcacagagaggccctggccgacggggattcgaacccaggacctccttgctgtgaggcggcagtgctacccactgcaccatccatgccgccagtGGAAAAGACAAATGTACATTATTTTGTTGGTTCAATAGTCTAATTTTCCATTTATGTGGCAAACAATTTATGAGACAGATACAGTGTACACATGCTAACTAGGGGTGACTAGTGTTGATGTCCCATTATTCTCATACATGATGTGATTTTCTGACTAATTAAGAATAATGGTACAAACAACTTGTATCAAATATACTTCTACAGagtaaatactaataataaattaattattaatcggtttttttttcttcatctggtTCTATGTAGAAATTACACTTTTTTGCAGTACTGTTCATAAACATTTGCACCTGACTGTATATCTGCATATATTGCATAATATATTTTTAGGAATTACAGTAGGCAGTCCACACTGGAGAACCACTGATTGAAAAAATTCTGCCGGGACAATTCCAGCCATTGTGCTAAAAgaatatactcactgagcactttattaggaacactttccTAGTACTAGAGTTGGGCttccctttgccttcaaaacagcctcaattctttgtggcatggattccataAGATGTTGAAAGCATTGCTTTGATATTTTGTTACATGTTGATATGATTGCATCAAGCAATTTCTCCCGATTTCGCAGCTGCACAtccatgctgcaaatctcccgtTCAGTGGATTCAGGGTGACTGGGAAGGCAACTGAAGAACAATTAACTCATTGTCCCAAaccagaaatcgagattcatcagaaattcaactgtccagttttggtgaccCTGTGGCCACTGCAACCTCAGCTTTCTCTTCTTGGCTGACAGATGTGGATgccgacgtggtcttctgctgttgtagcctatctacCTCAAGGTTCGACatattgtgcattctgagatgcttttctgctcaccacaattgtacagagtgttaCTGTACTGAGTTACCTTatccagtctggccattctctgttgacctctctcattaacaagacgtttctgtccACAGTACTGCCACTCaccggatgttttttgttttttttctgttttttgagtTAACTCTagagaaatgtttattttttattttttccccattctgatggttgatgtgaacattaactgaagcttctgacccatgtctgcatgattt
The sequence above is a segment of the Conger conger chromosome 4, fConCon1.1, whole genome shotgun sequence genome. Coding sequences within it:
- the LOC133127720 gene encoding claudin-18-like, producing the protein MAVTLCQVMGFVLSILGVGGVIAATGLDQWSTEDLYSNPVTAVYTYYGLWRSCVRQSSGFTECRPYFTILGLPGLFQAVRALMIVGIVVGVIGILVAIFALKCIKMGSMDDTAKANMTLTSGVMFAIAGVCSIAGVSVFANLIVRTFMMNTYTSSQFLGLSGLGSGALGGPLTPRYTFGAALFVGWVAGGVLIVGGVMMCLACRGMLPEKTRFNAVSYKAPSHNTIYRSEDRNRQAYDGLYKEDGRRSNQRFDYV